The following are from one region of the Rhizobium sullae genome:
- the trxA gene encoding thioredoxin: MATVKVDINNFQSEVLESAEPVVVDFWAEWCGPCKMIAPSLEEIAIELAGKVKVAKLNIDENPELAAQFGVRSIPTLAIFKAGEVADIKVGAAPKTALSSWISNAA; this comes from the coding sequence ATGGCTACCGTGAAAGTCGATATCAACAACTTCCAGTCGGAAGTTCTGGAATCTGCAGAACCCGTCGTCGTTGATTTTTGGGCTGAGTGGTGCGGTCCGTGCAAGATGATCGCTCCGAGTCTTGAGGAAATTGCGATCGAACTTGCCGGCAAGGTTAAGGTCGCCAAGCTCAATATTGATGAAAACCCGGAACTGGCAGCTCAGTTCGGCGTCCGCTCGATTCCGACGCTTGCCATCTTCAAGGCTGGTGAAGTTGCCGATATCAAGGTTGGCGCTGCTCCGAAGACCGCTCTTTCGAGCTGGATTTCGAATGCAGCTTAA
- the addA gene encoding double-strand break repair helicase AddA — protein MNDPTALPEGDDPRTWISWTTIQQSIASDPSRSAWVSANAGSGKTHVLTQRVIRLLLAGARPSAILCLTYTKAAASEMSNRVFARLAEWAVLPDEELRSRITQIEGAIPDQLKLAEARRLFAKALETPGGLKIQTIHAFCEALLHQFPLEANVAGHFSVLDDRAAATLLADARRSLLTATTPEQDPTLADAFSCVLNLGDETGLETLLGEIVANRNAIRRFISTAEHRGGIAATLRRELQLSADETETQIISQYWPLPGLFGLTLDLYLTLAAQKGGAKAQEVTYGLRQASNERNAAKRAELLEKIFLTAKGEPKSDSQFTVKAMLSDAPELADAISEARAHIVTCRDRLKIMRMFNATHAALILADRLNQDYEDLKKQRSQLDFEDLITRTADLLMKSGVGPWIHYKLDQGIDHILVDEAQDTSPIQWSVIQSLAEDFFSGESARPVVRTLFAVGDEKQSIYSFQGARPERFSEESENTRRRVSAGGQMFSSVRLPLSFRSTSDVLAAVDHIFASPENARGLSAVEEPVVHRSSRIGHPGAVDLWETIAPETTVKDEDWTAPFDATPESAPAAILARRMAHTIERLVGHETIVEKGKERLIQAGDILVLVRKRDAFVNALTRALKRRNNIPVAGADRLKLTSHIAVQDLLALGRFLLLPQDDLSLAAVLKSPLFDLSEDDIFALAALRGEYESVWTHLQKFAADGNERYAAAAEKLALLLHQSRNLSVHDFYSRLLGVHGGRRQFLARLGTEVSDILDEFLTFALDHESSGLPGLQSFISTLELEAPEVKREQDKGRNEVRIMTVHASKGLEAPIVFLVDGGSKAFTHTHMPKLRLLETNADAPLIPVWVPVSDLANSMTQTDTARLQKSAEEEYRRLLYVAMTRAADRLIVCGYRGVRANTDTWHMMISSAMADSHPHVMPATFEGPDGDWQGVKWRVPQVGRTFERSERPEDKDERETLPSSILKPLPPQRQLPRPLSPSGAGTIIDEEADNLLISSPLFAEKTRSDRSLEKGRLIHRMLQTLPDIAPVERADAAARYAARAARFWPEAERQGLVDSVLRLLADQSLQPIFAAHAQPEVSIMGTLALEGRHYAVSGRVDRLAVFDDRVVIIDYKTNRVPPATAKDIPFAHQAQLAIYREILAPLYPGKRIDCMLVYTDNATVHTLTASALEMALAGLKTK, from the coding sequence ATGAATGATCCGACCGCACTTCCAGAGGGCGACGATCCGCGCACGTGGATCAGTTGGACGACGATCCAGCAGTCGATTGCCTCCGACCCGTCGCGGTCAGCCTGGGTTTCAGCCAATGCTGGTTCTGGAAAGACGCATGTGCTGACGCAGCGTGTCATCCGGCTCCTGCTTGCCGGCGCGCGGCCCTCTGCCATCCTCTGCCTCACTTATACCAAGGCAGCTGCATCTGAAATGTCGAACCGTGTCTTCGCACGTTTGGCCGAGTGGGCGGTGCTGCCGGACGAGGAATTGAGAAGCCGGATAACACAGATTGAAGGCGCGATACCGGATCAGCTCAAGCTTGCCGAAGCGAGACGGCTTTTTGCCAAGGCGTTGGAAACGCCGGGCGGACTGAAAATCCAAACCATCCATGCCTTTTGCGAGGCCTTGCTGCATCAGTTTCCGCTGGAGGCCAATGTCGCCGGACACTTTTCGGTTCTCGACGATCGCGCCGCGGCCACATTGCTCGCCGATGCGCGCCGCTCCCTGTTGACCGCGACGACACCCGAGCAGGATCCCACACTTGCTGATGCCTTTTCCTGTGTTCTCAATCTCGGTGACGAGACCGGATTGGAGACACTGCTTGGCGAGATCGTCGCCAACCGTAACGCCATTCGCCGCTTCATTTCAACGGCTGAACACCGAGGCGGGATTGCGGCCACGCTGCGCAGGGAACTGCAACTTTCGGCCGACGAGACGGAGACCCAGATCATCTCGCAATACTGGCCGCTTCCGGGTCTTTTCGGCCTGACGCTCGACCTTTACCTGACACTGGCAGCCCAGAAGGGCGGTGCGAAGGCACAGGAAGTCACCTACGGCTTGCGGCAGGCTTCCAATGAGCGGAACGCGGCGAAGCGCGCCGAATTGCTGGAAAAGATATTCCTGACGGCGAAGGGCGAACCTAAGTCGGATTCGCAATTCACCGTCAAAGCCATGCTCTCCGATGCACCTGAGCTTGCAGATGCGATTTCCGAAGCGCGCGCGCATATCGTCACCTGCCGCGACCGCCTCAAGATCATGCGCATGTTCAATGCCACGCATGCAGCGCTTATCCTCGCCGACCGGCTGAACCAGGATTACGAGGATCTAAAAAAACAGCGCAGTCAGCTGGATTTCGAAGATCTCATCACCCGAACCGCGGATCTGCTGATGAAGAGCGGTGTCGGGCCTTGGATTCACTATAAGCTCGACCAGGGTATCGATCATATCCTGGTCGATGAGGCGCAGGATACGAGCCCGATCCAATGGAGCGTGATCCAGTCGCTGGCGGAAGATTTCTTTTCCGGCGAAAGTGCACGGCCCGTCGTGCGGACGCTGTTTGCCGTCGGCGACGAGAAGCAATCGATCTATTCCTTCCAGGGCGCGCGCCCGGAGCGTTTCTCCGAGGAGAGCGAGAATACAAGGAGGCGGGTTTCGGCAGGCGGTCAAATGTTTTCGTCCGTGCGTTTGCCCCTTTCCTTTCGCTCGACATCCGACGTTCTTGCTGCGGTCGACCACATCTTTGCATCACCCGAAAACGCGCGAGGCCTTAGCGCCGTCGAAGAGCCGGTCGTTCACCGCTCTAGCCGCATCGGTCACCCAGGTGCCGTCGATCTCTGGGAGACGATTGCCCCCGAAACCACCGTTAAGGACGAAGACTGGACGGCGCCATTCGACGCGACGCCCGAAAGCGCCCCGGCCGCGATCCTTGCCCGGCGTATGGCCCACACGATCGAGCGGCTTGTCGGACACGAGACGATCGTCGAGAAAGGCAAGGAACGCCTTATCCAGGCTGGCGATATCCTTGTGCTGGTCCGCAAGCGTGATGCCTTTGTCAACGCTCTGACCCGTGCGCTGAAGCGGCGCAACAATATTCCGGTCGCGGGTGCCGACCGCCTCAAGCTCACCAGCCATATCGCCGTCCAAGACTTGCTGGCGCTTGGCCGTTTCCTCCTATTGCCGCAGGATGATCTTTCATTGGCGGCCGTGCTCAAGAGCCCGCTGTTCGACCTGTCGGAAGACGATATCTTCGCACTCGCTGCGCTGCGCGGCGAGTATGAAAGCGTCTGGACTCATCTGCAGAAATTTGCAGCAGACGGTAACGAGCGATATGCGGCCGCGGCTGAAAAGCTCGCGCTACTTCTTCATCAATCACGAAACCTGTCCGTCCACGACTTTTACTCGCGTCTGCTTGGCGTTCACGGCGGCCGGCGGCAGTTTCTCGCGCGTCTTGGCACCGAGGTCAGCGATATTCTGGACGAGTTCCTGACATTCGCGCTCGATCACGAAAGCTCGGGACTCCCTGGCCTGCAATCCTTCATCTCGACACTGGAGCTCGAAGCGCCCGAAGTGAAGCGCGAGCAGGACAAGGGCCGCAACGAGGTGCGGATTATGACCGTACATGCTTCCAAGGGGCTGGAAGCACCGATTGTTTTCCTTGTCGACGGCGGCTCGAAAGCTTTCACGCATACGCACATGCCAAAACTGCGTCTGCTTGAAACAAACGCAGATGCCCCTCTGATACCGGTCTGGGTCCCGGTCAGCGACCTTGCCAATTCGATGACGCAAACCGATACCGCACGGCTTCAGAAATCGGCGGAGGAGGAATACCGGCGGCTGCTCTATGTGGCGATGACGCGTGCCGCCGACCGATTGATTGTCTGCGGCTATCGCGGTGTCAGGGCAAACACCGATACCTGGCACATGATGATTTCATCGGCGATGGCGGACAGCCACCCGCACGTTATGCCCGCAACTTTCGAAGGACCAGATGGCGATTGGCAGGGCGTGAAATGGCGCGTGCCGCAAGTAGGCCGCACGTTCGAGCGCTCCGAGAGACCAGAAGACAAGGACGAACGGGAAACCTTGCCCTCCAGCATTCTCAAACCGCTCCCGCCGCAAAGGCAACTGCCGAGACCTCTCAGCCCATCCGGCGCCGGAACGATCATCGATGAGGAGGCGGATAACCTGTTGATCAGTTCGCCGCTCTTTGCGGAAAAAACACGCTCGGACCGATCGTTGGAAAAAGGGCGCCTGATCCATCGCATGCTGCAGACTCTACCGGACATCGCTCCAGTCGAGAGAGCGGACGCCGCAGCGCGGTACGCGGCCCGTGCTGCACGTTTCTGGCCGGAAGCCGAACGGCAAGGGCTGGTTGATTCGGTTCTACGGCTACTGGCAGATCAGAGTCTTCAGCCCATTTTTGCAGCGCATGCGCAGCCGGAGGTCTCGATCATGGGCACGCTGGCCCTGGAGGGGCGGCACTATGCCGTTTCCGGCCGTGTCGACCGGCTGGCCGTGTTTGACGACCGCGTGGTCATCATCGATTACAAGACCAACCGCGTGCCGCCTGCCACGGCAAAGGATATTCCCTTCGCGCATCAAGCGCAGCTTGCGATCTACCGCGAAATCCTGGCACCGCTTTATCCCGGCAAGCGCATCGATTGCATGCTGGTTTATACCGACAACGCTACCGTTCATACCCTGACCGCGAGCGCGCTTGAAATGGCGCTTGCAGGACTCAAAACAAAGTGA
- the addB gene encoding double-strand break repair protein AddB: MAERHQPRVLTIPTGLPFLKTLAAALCDGRLAPLFRHDPDDPLSLSKVTIYLPTRRAARVLRSEFVDLLGGRSAILPVIRPLGETDDDSGYFEEALPATLDLAQPLSNTARLLELARLILAWRNRLPEIVRRVHADSPLAAPASPADATWLARNLAELIDSIETEDREWSELSKLDAEDHALWWQLTAEFLQIASAFWPERLAELGKSSPARHRNAILRAEANRLTAAKPAGPIIIAGSTGSMPATADLIAAVANLPEGVIVLPGLDLSMPDAHWQMVAPEITAGERTNPASRSHPQYGLSSLLKRLSLTRGDVVAIEEAEQDLHRRAEILSRALVPAEATSNWGEWKKALPNDALAAAFADVSLIETANEREEATAIAIALRLALEQPGRNGDSQAALITPDRNLARRVMADLSRFGILADDSAGTPLAAMLQGTLLQLLLEATLRRGDPVLIVALLKHPLARFGLERGALTQAIEALELLALRGGVAEVDISALEPLLDHQLSEQARDRHAPKWRRSLPPEAVEQARNLARRVSNATEPLASALVRHRPDGSGLTTSFTLSDWAERTGRALEAVAVDERGTLAHLWAGEAGDSLASLLREVIETEGQIEADGPQWIDIMAALSAGQAVKPRALSHPRVFIFGTLEARLQSVDTLILGGLNEGSWPGQTANNPFISRAMKTEIGLEPPERRIGQLAHDFEMASGTRHLIYSRSLRQGSTPTVASRWLQRLLALGGETFERELKARGNRFVHWVSLLDEGRSQAPAQRPSPTPPLELQPKSYSFSEASRLRRDPYSIYARRILRLDPVDPFNRDPGAAERGTLYHAIIDRFVREGHAAGTPEAADAMETILTELFDVERLPPHIDAVWRPRFREVARAFLEWEAERRPAIRKTYTEVRGSVELKPISIRLTGVADRIDATGPNAADIIDYKTGFNPTPAQARALLDPQLALEAAALSAGAFRDIGSLVPQDLIYVRLRPGSRFRTDVVNNETSTRSDKAKSARDLAEESIDQLVKFVSLLQSGERGFTSRLIPAQQFDFGGDYDHLARVSEWSTAENEEGGGDE, translated from the coding sequence ATGGCCGAACGGCACCAGCCCCGCGTTCTAACGATCCCAACAGGTCTGCCTTTCCTGAAGACGCTTGCCGCGGCGCTCTGCGACGGCCGTCTCGCGCCTCTCTTCCGGCACGATCCAGATGATCCGCTTTCGCTCTCCAAGGTGACGATTTACCTGCCAACGCGACGCGCTGCCCGCGTGCTGCGTTCGGAATTCGTCGATCTCCTTGGTGGCCGTTCGGCAATCTTGCCGGTTATCCGGCCGCTCGGCGAGACGGATGACGACAGCGGCTATTTCGAGGAGGCGCTACCTGCGACACTCGATCTCGCGCAGCCGCTTTCGAATACGGCGCGCCTACTGGAACTTGCTCGCCTCATCCTCGCGTGGCGCAACAGGCTGCCAGAGATCGTGCGGCGTGTCCACGCCGACTCGCCCTTGGCTGCGCCGGCGAGCCCGGCAGACGCGACCTGGCTCGCACGCAATCTTGCCGAATTGATCGATTCCATCGAGACCGAGGATCGCGAGTGGTCGGAGCTCTCGAAGCTCGATGCCGAAGATCACGCTCTGTGGTGGCAGTTGACGGCCGAATTTCTGCAGATTGCCAGCGCTTTCTGGCCGGAACGGCTTGCTGAGCTCGGAAAATCGTCACCGGCACGGCATCGCAATGCCATCCTACGCGCGGAGGCCAATCGGCTCACAGCTGCCAAACCCGCCGGACCAATTATTATTGCCGGGTCCACTGGCTCGATGCCGGCGACGGCCGACCTCATCGCTGCCGTCGCCAATCTGCCTGAAGGCGTGATCGTGCTGCCAGGTCTCGATCTATCCATGCCGGATGCGCATTGGCAGATGGTTGCGCCAGAGATCACCGCTGGCGAGCGGACCAACCCCGCGAGCCGAAGTCACCCGCAATATGGCCTTTCATCCCTCCTCAAACGGCTGAGCCTCACGCGCGGCGACGTCGTTGCAATCGAGGAGGCGGAACAAGATCTGCATCGCCGCGCAGAAATTCTTTCCCGCGCCCTTGTGCCCGCGGAAGCGACGAGCAATTGGGGCGAATGGAAGAAGGCGCTCCCGAATGACGCATTGGCGGCAGCCTTTGCCGATGTCTCGCTGATCGAAACCGCAAACGAACGCGAGGAAGCGACCGCGATCGCCATAGCCTTACGGCTGGCATTGGAGCAGCCGGGACGAAATGGCGACAGCCAGGCAGCGCTTATCACGCCCGACCGCAATCTCGCCCGGCGCGTGATGGCAGACCTCTCCCGTTTCGGCATCTTGGCCGACGACTCGGCCGGCACGCCACTTGCTGCTATGCTGCAGGGCACGCTTTTGCAACTGCTTCTCGAAGCAACACTCCGGCGCGGCGATCCGGTCTTAATCGTGGCCTTGCTCAAACATCCACTGGCCCGCTTCGGCCTCGAACGCGGCGCGCTCACACAAGCCATCGAGGCACTGGAACTACTCGCCTTGCGTGGTGGCGTTGCCGAAGTTGATATCAGCGCGCTGGAACCCTTACTCGATCATCAACTTTCAGAGCAGGCACGGGATAGGCACGCGCCGAAGTGGCGGAGGTCGCTTCCGCCGGAAGCGGTGGAGCAAGCGCGCAATCTTGCCCGGCGGGTGTCGAATGCGACCGAACCACTGGCATCCGCGCTCGTCCGGCACCGACCGGATGGCAGTGGACTGACGACCAGCTTCACCCTTTCCGATTGGGCCGAGCGGACCGGACGTGCGCTCGAAGCTGTAGCAGTCGATGAACGCGGCACCCTCGCCCATCTCTGGGCTGGTGAAGCGGGTGATTCACTTGCAAGCCTGCTGAGAGAAGTGATCGAGACGGAGGGCCAGATCGAAGCCGATGGACCGCAATGGATCGATATCATGGCGGCTCTTTCGGCAGGCCAGGCGGTCAAACCGCGCGCGCTCAGCCATCCGAGGGTCTTCATATTCGGCACATTGGAGGCGCGGCTGCAAAGCGTCGACACGCTGATCCTAGGGGGACTGAATGAAGGCTCCTGGCCCGGTCAGACGGCAAACAATCCCTTCATCTCGCGCGCAATGAAGACGGAAATCGGCCTCGAGCCGCCGGAGCGACGCATCGGCCAACTCGCCCATGACTTCGAAATGGCGAGCGGAACACGGCATCTGATCTATTCGCGCTCGCTGCGGCAAGGCTCGACGCCGACGGTCGCTTCGCGCTGGCTTCAGCGGCTGCTGGCGCTGGGTGGCGAGACTTTCGAGAGGGAACTGAAAGCACGCGGCAACCGCTTCGTGCATTGGGTAAGCCTGCTGGACGAGGGCAGGAGCCAAGCGCCTGCGCAGCGCCCCTCGCCCACGCCGCCGCTCGAATTGCAGCCGAAATCCTATTCCTTCAGCGAGGCCAGCCGCTTGCGGCGCGACCCCTATTCAATCTATGCACGCCGCATCCTGCGGCTCGATCCGGTCGATCCCTTCAATCGCGATCCGGGTGCTGCAGAGCGCGGGACACTTTATCACGCAATCATCGACCGCTTTGTCCGTGAAGGACATGCTGCCGGTACGCCGGAAGCCGCAGACGCGATGGAAACCATTCTGACGGAACTCTTCGATGTGGAGCGCCTGCCGCCGCACATCGACGCGGTCTGGCGTCCGCGTTTCCGGGAGGTGGCGCGCGCATTTCTCGAATGGGAAGCGGAGCGGCGGCCGGCGATCCGCAAGACCTATACGGAAGTACGCGGCAGCGTGGAGCTCAAACCCATCAGCATCCGGTTGACCGGCGTGGCTGACCGCATCGATGCGACCGGTCCCAACGCCGCCGACATCATCGACTACAAAACCGGCTTCAATCCAACGCCCGCGCAGGCGCGCGCGCTACTCGACCCACAGCTGGCGCTCGAGGCTGCGGCGCTCAGTGCCGGTGCGTTTCGCGACATCGGAAGCCTGGTGCCGCAGGATCTCATCTATGTGCGCCTCCGCCCCGGCAGCCGTTTCCGCACTGACGTGGTCAACAACGAGACTTCGACGCGCAGCGACAAGGCAAAATCAGCCCGCGACCTGGCAGAAGAATCGATCGATCAATTGGTCAAATTCGTGTCTCTGCTGCAGTCCGGCGAGCGTGGCTTCACGTCACGGTTAATTCCGGCGCAGCAGTTCGATTTCGGCGGCGATTACGATCACCTGGCTCGCGTCTCCGAGTGGTCGACGGCCGAAAATGAAGAGGGGGGCGGTGATGAATGA
- a CDS encoding bifunctional folylpolyglutamate synthase/dihydrofolate synthase, producing MIPRGQTAVSEAAQEIDKLMGLHPKGFDLSLDRVTRLLEVLGNPQNRLPRVIHVAGTNGKGSVTAFCRALLEAGGYAVHVHTSPHLVNWHERYRIGIKSGRGQLVDDAVFADALRRVAEANAGQKITVFEILTAVTFLLFSEHPADAAIIEVGLGGRFDATNVISDPAVSVIMPISLDHQPYLGDRVELIAAEKAGIMKAGHAVVIGHQEYDAVLDVLMATAERLHCPTAVFGQDYVAHEEYGRLVYQDEFGLADLPLPRLPGRHQYANAAAAIRAVKAAGFVVTEAMMEKAMNSVEWPGRLQRLTEGNLIAHAPPGAEIWVDGGHNPGAGEVIAEAMANFEEKQPRPLYLITGMINTKEPIGYFKAFVGLAEKVFCVPIRGSDAMIDPVVLSNSAYDAGLVAEPMSTVGEALDVIKETLDPQVPPPRILIGGSLYLVGDVLADNGTPPK from the coding sequence ATGATACCCAGAGGCCAGACCGCAGTGAGTGAAGCAGCGCAGGAGATCGACAAGCTGATGGGACTGCATCCCAAGGGCTTCGATCTTTCGCTCGATCGCGTTACTCGCCTTCTCGAAGTTCTCGGCAACCCGCAGAACCGGCTGCCGCGTGTCATCCATGTCGCCGGAACGAATGGCAAGGGTTCAGTTACTGCCTTTTGCCGCGCGCTGCTGGAAGCCGGCGGCTACGCCGTTCACGTCCACACCTCGCCGCATCTGGTCAACTGGCATGAGCGTTATCGAATCGGTATCAAGAGCGGTCGCGGCCAGCTGGTTGACGACGCGGTTTTCGCAGACGCGCTCCGGCGCGTCGCAGAAGCCAATGCCGGGCAGAAAATTACGGTTTTCGAAATCCTGACGGCCGTGACTTTCCTGCTCTTTTCCGAGCACCCAGCCGATGCGGCAATCATTGAGGTCGGCCTCGGGGGCCGGTTCGACGCCACAAACGTCATCTCCGATCCGGCTGTTTCGGTCATCATGCCGATCTCGCTCGACCACCAGCCCTATCTTGGTGACCGCGTCGAACTGATCGCGGCCGAAAAGGCCGGCATCATGAAGGCCGGCCATGCCGTGGTGATCGGCCATCAGGAATATGACGCGGTCCTGGATGTGCTGATGGCGACTGCCGAGCGCTTGCATTGCCCGACTGCCGTCTTCGGCCAAGATTACGTGGCGCATGAGGAGTACGGCCGCCTCGTCTATCAGGACGAATTCGGTCTTGCCGACCTGCCATTGCCGCGGCTTCCGGGCCGCCATCAGTATGCCAACGCAGCGGCCGCAATCCGCGCTGTCAAGGCAGCGGGTTTCGTCGTCACTGAAGCGATGATGGAAAAGGCTATGAATTCCGTCGAATGGCCTGGCCGCCTCCAGCGGCTGACCGAAGGCAACCTGATCGCACACGCTCCGCCCGGTGCCGAGATATGGGTCGATGGGGGCCACAATCCCGGCGCCGGCGAAGTCATCGCGGAAGCGATGGCAAATTTCGAAGAGAAGCAGCCGCGTCCGCTCTACCTCATAACCGGCATGATCAATACCAAGGAGCCGATCGGCTATTTCAAGGCCTTCGTAGGCCTTGCGGAAAAGGTCTTCTGCGTGCCGATCCGCGGCAGCGACGCGATGATCGATCCCGTGGTTCTGTCAAATTCTGCCTATGATGCAGGCCTTGTCGCCGAGCCGATGTCCACAGTCGGTGAAGCGTTGGACGTGATCAAGGAGACCCTCGATCCGCAGGTTCCGCCGCCGCGAATCCTGATCGGCGGCTCTCTCTATCTCGTCGGCGATGTCCTTGCGGACAATGGAACGCCCCCCAAATGA
- the tsaE gene encoding tRNA (adenosine(37)-N6)-threonylcarbamoyltransferase complex ATPase subunit type 1 TsaE: MITENSAISLFLKDEAATIRFGEDLALALKAGDCLALSGDLGAGKSSLARALLRAIADDERLEVPSPTFTLVQSYDLRIPVSHFDLYRLADGAELEELGFDEAIQSGICLVEWPEMAEGELPADRIAMKLEHEGSGRRATIAAPPGQMQRIRRALAIRAFLTKAGHPTARRRFLTGDASLRAYEAIYPDQDGRKILMDWPPLPEGPAVLDGKPYPKVAHIAENAYPFVAIANVLRKRGFATPEIYEVDYDQGILLIEDLGSDGVLDADGKPIAQRYRQSVACLAQLHGMKIPRDIRVTETRIHHIPDFDRTAMKMEVRLALDWYLPWQRGTAASDPERQEYLAIWDALIDDLASAEKNLLLRDFHSPNIIWREGQQGIQKIGLIDFQDAMIGPTAYDLASIVQDARVTIEPALFKQLMDDYLALRRAQGNFAEAGFLKSWAIMSAQRNCKLAGLWVRLLQRDGKPGYTKHMPRTLSYLKVAFEHEALAPLRDWCARAGIG; encoded by the coding sequence ATGATCACGGAAAACAGCGCAATCTCCCTTTTTCTGAAGGACGAGGCAGCAACAATCCGCTTCGGAGAAGATCTGGCGCTCGCGCTGAAAGCCGGCGATTGCCTAGCGCTTTCCGGAGATCTCGGCGCAGGAAAATCGTCCCTTGCCCGCGCGCTTCTGCGCGCGATAGCGGACGACGAACGGCTTGAGGTACCGAGCCCGACGTTCACGCTGGTTCAATCCTACGATTTGCGGATCCCAGTTTCGCATTTCGATCTCTACCGCCTCGCTGACGGTGCGGAACTGGAGGAGCTCGGCTTCGACGAAGCCATTCAAAGCGGCATCTGCCTTGTCGAATGGCCGGAAATGGCAGAAGGCGAACTCCCCGCCGATCGCATCGCGATGAAACTGGAACACGAAGGCAGTGGCCGGCGCGCAACGATCGCCGCACCGCCCGGGCAGATGCAGAGAATCCGCCGGGCTCTCGCAATCCGCGCTTTTCTCACGAAAGCCGGGCACCCAACCGCCAGGCGCCGCTTCCTGACGGGTGATGCGTCGCTGCGTGCCTATGAAGCCATCTATCCGGATCAGGACGGTCGCAAGATCCTGATGGACTGGCCGCCGCTTCCCGAGGGACCGGCAGTACTCGATGGAAAGCCTTATCCGAAGGTTGCCCACATCGCCGAGAATGCCTATCCTTTTGTTGCAATCGCCAATGTGCTACGCAAAAGGGGCTTTGCAACGCCCGAAATCTACGAGGTCGACTATGATCAGGGTATTTTGCTGATCGAAGATCTCGGCAGCGATGGGGTACTCGACGCGGACGGCAAGCCCATTGCCCAGCGCTACCGACAAAGTGTCGCCTGTCTGGCACAACTGCACGGGATGAAAATTCCACGCGATATCCGCGTCACCGAAACCCGCATCCATCACATTCCCGATTTCGACCGCACCGCCATGAAGATGGAAGTGCGCCTTGCTCTCGACTGGTATCTCCCCTGGCAGCGCGGTACGGCTGCCAGCGATCCCGAGCGTCAGGAGTATCTGGCGATCTGGGATGCGCTTATCGATGATCTCGCATCGGCGGAAAAAAATCTGTTGCTCCGCGATTTTCATTCGCCAAACATCATCTGGCGCGAAGGACAGCAAGGCATTCAGAAGATCGGTCTCATCGATTTTCAGGACGCCATGATTGGCCCGACCGCCTATGACCTTGCATCTATCGTGCAGGATGCGCGCGTCACCATCGAGCCTGCCCTGTTCAAGCAGCTCATGGACGACTATTTGGCTCTTCGTCGTGCACAGGGCAATTTTGCGGAAGCCGGCTTCCTGAAAAGCTGGGCGATCATGTCGGCCCAGCGCAACTGCAAGCTTGCCGGGCTCTGGGTGCGGCTGTTACAGCGCGACGGAAAGCCCGGCTATACGAAACACATGCCCCGCACGCTCTCCTATCTCAAGGTGGCGTTTGAACACGAAGCGCTCGCCCCCTTGCGCGATTGGTGCGCAAGGGCTGGAATAGGTTAG
- a CDS encoding nucleotidyltransferase family protein produces the protein MTIKQAMVLAAGLGTRMRPITDTIPKPLVKIDGKPMIDYALDSLAEAGVERAVVNVHHFADQMLAHLNSYKALEIIISDERDRLMNNGGGLAKGLKLLDRGTVFVTNADLFWIGERPDRPSNLRHLAGFFDASRMDMAMLCVRLADTTGHNGKNDFNLAPDGRLTRYHEEGPNPVVYAGAIVMDTSLLDDAPADEPFNINIYFDKAIERGRLFGTMLEGHWLTVGTPEAIGEAEETIRRFRMFV, from the coding sequence ATGACCATCAAACAAGCCATGGTGCTGGCTGCCGGCCTTGGCACCCGCATGCGCCCTATCACCGATACGATCCCGAAGCCGCTGGTGAAAATCGACGGCAAGCCGATGATCGACTATGCATTGGACTCGCTGGCCGAGGCAGGCGTCGAGAGGGCGGTTGTTAACGTCCACCATTTTGCCGACCAGATGCTCGCACATCTGAATTCCTACAAAGCGCTCGAAATCATTATTTCCGACGAACGCGACCGGCTGATGAACAATGGCGGCGGCCTGGCAAAGGGCCTCAAGCTGCTTGATCGTGGCACGGTTTTCGTCACCAATGCCGATCTTTTCTGGATCGGCGAGCGCCCTGATAGGCCGAGCAATCTTCGACATTTAGCCGGATTCTTCGATGCGAGCCGGATGGATATGGCGATGCTCTGCGTCAGGCTCGCGGATACGACTGGCCACAACGGCAAGAATGACTTCAACCTTGCCCCAGATGGCAGGCTTACCCGCTATCATGAAGAGGGTCCGAATCCCGTCGTCTATGCCGGCGCGATCGTCATGGACACATCGTTGTTGGACGACGCGCCCGCCGATGAACCGTTCAATATCAATATCTATTTCGATAAAGCGATCGAGCGCGGACGGCTTTTCGGTACGATGCTCGAAGGCCATTGGCTGACGGTCGGGACGCCGGAGGCGATCGGCGAAGCGGAGGAAACGATCCGGCGCTTCCGGATGTTTGTGTGA